The Hevea brasiliensis isolate MT/VB/25A 57/8 chromosome 1, ASM3005281v1, whole genome shotgun sequence genome has a window encoding:
- the LOC110667071 gene encoding putative RING-H2 finger protein ATL69, which produces MSTADPPVLASVPATATAVGLGYGIAIAVSILVLISTIMLASYACVRVKGNSNGHSGNGDGNEDELDVYRPNHRFIPRDSLEPVIVVGLDGPTIESYPKLVLGDSRRLPKPNNGPCSICLSDYRSKDTIRCIPDCHHCFHADCIDEWLKMSATCPLCRNSPAPSAGSTPMATPLSELVPLSFHSR; this is translated from the coding sequence ATGTCCACAGCTGATCCGCCTGTATTGGCATCGGTCCCGGCCACAGCCACTGCTGTCGGCCTTGGTTATGGTATCGCTATTGCCGTTAGCATTCTTGTCCTCATCTCCACCATAATGCTTGCTTCCTATGCTTGTGTAAGAGTTAAAGGTAATTCCAATGGTCATAGTGGCAATGGTGATGGTAACGAGGATGAGCTCGATGTATATAGGCCTAACCACCGATTCATTCCCCGTGACTCGCTGGAGCCCGTGATAGTAGTGGGCCTCGATGGACCGACGATTGAATCATACCCGAAATTGGTGTTAGGCGACAGCCGGCGACTTCCTAAGCCCAACAACGGTCCATGTTCAATCTGCTTATCGGATTACAGGTCTAAAGATACCATACGGTGCATTCCAGATTGTCATCACTGTTTCCATGCTGATTGCATTGATGAATGGCTTAAGATGAGTGCCACGTGTCCATTGTGTAGGAATTCTCCTGCTCCCTCGGCGGGCTCCACACCTATGGCCACTCCTCTGTCTGAGTTAGTGCCTTTATCCTTCCACTCCAGGTGA